Proteins found in one Deinococcus sp. YIM 134068 genomic segment:
- the rhaD gene encoding bifunctional rhamnulose-1-phosphate aldolase/short-chain dehydrogenase, with protein sequence AVRDNPGLEAVVMGKHGLVTWGETSKESYETTLRIIGEAQAYLDAHREGQPFGGASVQSLPEDEANALLAGVLPVLRGAMRGARPVILNVDRSPEVMEFVNSNAAAELSQVGAACPDHLVHTKRVPLYLDWTPEQGKDALIQAAKEGVERFKAEYAAYFEENRGEGDVMFTPSPRVVLIPGLGMVNSGPDAQGADVSRQLYLRAIQVMKSASSLGGFVSLTAAESYAVEYWPLELYKLAQKPAPKVLEGHVALVTGAASGIGRAIARRLAQDGAHVVIADLNAEGGAEVAGELTKARGYRRATSVPMNVTEEAQVQGAYTHAVLNYGGVDMVVNNAGIASSAPIEETSLEMWNKNQSILSTGYFLVAREAFKVMKAQGTGGNLVFIGSKNSVAAGKNAAAYSAAKAAELHLARCLAEEGGAAGIRVNSVLPDGILAGSAIWDGKWRAERAATYGIAPDKLEEFYRNRTTLKVNVFPEDIAEAVAYLGSPAASKTTGGVLTVDGGVPIAYVR encoded by the coding sequence CGGCGGTGCGGGACAATCCGGGGCTGGAGGCCGTCGTGATGGGCAAACACGGCCTCGTCACCTGGGGCGAGACCTCGAAGGAGAGCTACGAGACGACTCTGCGGATCATCGGGGAGGCGCAGGCGTATCTGGACGCCCACCGGGAGGGGCAACCGTTCGGTGGGGCGAGCGTCCAGAGCCTGCCGGAGGACGAGGCGAATGCCCTGCTCGCCGGGGTGCTGCCCGTCCTGCGCGGCGCGATGAGGGGGGCGCGGCCCGTCATCCTGAACGTGGACCGCAGCCCGGAGGTCATGGAGTTCGTCAATTCCAACGCGGCGGCGGAACTGTCGCAGGTGGGCGCGGCCTGCCCCGATCACCTCGTCCACACGAAGCGGGTGCCGCTGTATCTGGACTGGACGCCGGAGCAGGGGAAGGACGCGCTGATCCAAGCGGCCAAAGAAGGGGTCGAACGCTTCAAGGCCGAGTACGCCGCCTATTTCGAGGAGAACAGGGGTGAGGGCGACGTGATGTTCACGCCCAGCCCGCGCGTGGTCCTCATCCCCGGCCTGGGCATGGTGAACAGCGGGCCGGACGCGCAGGGGGCGGACGTGTCGCGCCAGCTCTACCTCCGCGCCATTCAGGTCATGAAGAGCGCGAGCAGCCTCGGTGGGTTCGTCTCCCTCACCGCCGCCGAGAGCTACGCCGTCGAATACTGGCCGCTCGAACTGTACAAGCTCGCGCAGAAACCCGCGCCGAAGGTGCTGGAGGGGCACGTCGCCCTGGTGACGGGCGCGGCGAGCGGGATTGGCCGGGCCATTGCGCGGCGGCTGGCGCAGGACGGGGCACACGTCGTCATCGCGGACCTCAACGCGGAGGGCGGGGCGGAGGTCGCCGGGGAACTGACGAAGGCACGCGGATACAGACGGGCCACCAGCGTCCCCATGAACGTCACCGAGGAGGCGCAGGTGCAGGGCGCGTACACGCACGCGGTCCTGAATTACGGCGGCGTGGACATGGTGGTGAACAACGCGGGCATCGCCTCCAGCGCCCCCATCGAGGAGACCAGCCTGGAGATGTGGAACAAGAACCAGAGCATCCTCTCCACCGGGTACTTCCTCGTGGCCCGCGAGGCGTTCAAGGTGATGAAGGCGCAGGGCACGGGCGGCAACCTCGTCTTCATCGGCTCCAAGAACTCCGTCGCGGCAGGCAAGAACGCGGCAGCCTACAGCGCGGCGAAGGCGGCGGAACTCCACCTCGCCCGCTGCCTCGCGGAAGAAGGCGGGGCCGCCGGAATCCGCGTGAACTCCGTCCTCCCCGACGGCATCCTCGCGGGGTCCGCGATCTGGGACGGCAAGTGGCGGGCCGAGCGGGCGGCGACCTACGGCATCGCGCCCGACAAGCTCGAGGAGTTCTACCGCAACCGCACCACGCTCAAGGTCAACGTCTTCCCGGAGGACATCGCCGAGGCGGTCGCCTACTTAGGCTCGCCCGCCGCGAGCAAGACGACGGGCGGCGTGCTGACGGTGGACGGCGGCGTGCCCATCGCCTATGTCCGCTGA